The following coding sequences are from one Armatimonadota bacterium window:
- a CDS encoding sugar phosphate isomerase/epimerase — protein sequence MYPSARDHIILAGWHSIKEGLDALGFDAVELEFDRNCSVRRIGASGDERIRLDTPQGIDTLRKQLSENGIRVPAFLMANNFANPDLDFEIDWTIAAIRAADALGIPAVRIDAMMHGEEETPPETNIEVFAKAMSRVLDETSASDVEMGIENHGFQGNRPEFLDAVFEAVRSQRLGLTLDTGNFYWYGHPLSRVYEIIERFAPCCKHTHAKNISYPVGLREIQREIGLEYSKYVSPMREGDVDHGRVVEILKGAGYSRDLCLEDESLGKFPREKWPAVLRSDADYFRTIL from the coding sequence ATGTACCCGTCGGCTCGCGACCATATCATTCTCGCCGGATGGCATTCAATCAAGGAAGGGCTAGACGCCCTCGGATTCGACGCAGTAGAACTCGAGTTCGACCGGAATTGCTCGGTCCGCCGTATCGGTGCGTCCGGCGACGAACGGATCAGACTGGATACGCCGCAAGGGATAGACACGCTTCGAAAGCAGCTCTCCGAGAACGGCATCCGGGTGCCGGCCTTTCTCATGGCAAACAACTTCGCGAATCCCGACTTGGATTTCGAAATAGACTGGACGATTGCAGCTATCAGGGCGGCCGATGCCCTTGGCATCCCGGCGGTCCGCATTGACGCCATGATGCACGGCGAGGAGGAGACTCCGCCAGAGACGAATATTGAGGTTTTTGCCAAGGCGATGTCCCGAGTGCTCGATGAAACGTCGGCCTCCGACGTGGAAATGGGGATTGAAAACCACGGTTTCCAGGGAAACCGGCCCGAGTTCCTGGACGCCGTGTTCGAAGCCGTGAGGTCGCAGAGACTCGGTCTCACACTGGATACAGGCAACTTCTACTGGTATGGACACCCTCTGTCTCGAGTCTACGAGATCATCGAGCGGTTTGCCCCCTGCTGCAAGCACACACACGCGAAGAACATCAGCTATCCCGTAGGACTTCGGGAGATACAGCGTGAGATCGGCCTGGAGTACAGCAAGTACGTGTCTCCCATGCGGGAGGGAGATGTGGATCACGGACGCGTCGTCGAGATTCTGAAGGGCGCGGGGTACAGCCGGGACCTCTGCCTAGAGGACGAGTCGCTTGGGAAATTTCCTCGGGAGAAATGGCCCGCGGTGCTGAGGTCGGATGCCGATTACTTCCGCACGATACTCTAG
- a CDS encoding cation:proton antiporter codes for MLAEFLSNPNNEFTALLLLAAVLGAFALRLRQPLIVAFIALGILAGPSGLRLANDTQPIHLLAELGLSLLLFVVGLRLDVGLIRSMGKVALATGLGQVVFTTALGYAICIALGFAPISALYIAIALTFSSTIIIVKLLSDKRETDSLHGRIGIGLLIVQDLVVVLVMIGLTAFGRDNGHMALTLLVVLGKGMALLAGLGLLMVAVLPRLLGVLARSAELLVLFAIAWAVGLASLSDAMGFSTEVGAFLAGVSLASTSYREILGARLVSLRDFLLLFFFVDLGIRLDLASLGEQVYAAIPLSIFVLIGNPLIMMVIVGLLGYRKRTGFMSGILIAQISEFSLILAALGLELGHIGEDVVGLITLVGLVTIGLSTYMIIYSEALYEWLSPYLDVFQRKQPRRELEVGDAHGFTCCDADVILYGLGRYGSEIAGHLVDAGRTVLGVDFDPQAVKNWNARGGMAWYGDAEDPEFPASLPLLSAKWVVSSVPDRVINRSLMHSLRQHGFNGSVAVTTHRADEELPAYSEADLVFVPFTDAAFHAVERIAEADEEQRRRRLEKTIAGISNHYIVCGYGRMGQQIVKDFRRSGMPHVVVESNPIQLPKLIDHDVPYVEGNASEDPVLRAAGIERARGLIAVAASDEENVFIVLTARGMNQGLYIVARSILEENEDKLRRAGANRVMSPYIFGGHRMASAALTPRAMDFLDFMMHSDQDDVELGDVTVSAESVLAGRTIRDSGLRQSAGVLVLGVKRQGSDKYHCPEADFEISVGDALVVMGSAEEIDRAERLASGK; via the coding sequence ATGCTCGCTGAGTTCTTGTCAAACCCTAACAACGAGTTCACCGCCTTGCTTCTGCTGGCGGCGGTCCTTGGGGCTTTCGCCTTGCGCCTGCGCCAACCGCTCATCGTTGCCTTTATCGCTCTCGGCATTCTCGCCGGCCCTTCCGGATTGCGGCTTGCGAACGATACCCAACCCATTCATCTGCTCGCCGAACTTGGCCTCTCGCTGCTTCTCTTCGTGGTAGGTCTGCGCCTCGATGTCGGTCTCATTCGCAGCATGGGGAAAGTCGCCCTAGCCACAGGGTTGGGCCAAGTGGTCTTCACCACGGCACTGGGGTATGCAATCTGCATCGCCCTCGGATTTGCGCCGATCTCGGCTCTGTATATCGCCATAGCCCTCACTTTCTCGAGTACCATCATCATCGTCAAGTTGCTCTCGGACAAGCGGGAGACCGATTCGCTGCACGGTCGGATCGGCATCGGTCTGCTGATCGTGCAGGACCTGGTTGTGGTGCTGGTGATGATCGGGCTCACGGCATTCGGCCGGGACAACGGCCATATGGCGCTTACCCTGCTGGTTGTTCTTGGGAAGGGCATGGCCCTGCTGGCCGGCTTGGGCCTGCTCATGGTCGCGGTGCTCCCGAGACTGTTGGGAGTACTGGCCAGGTCCGCGGAACTGCTTGTACTTTTCGCGATAGCATGGGCGGTCGGCCTGGCTAGTCTAAGTGATGCGATGGGATTCAGCACGGAGGTCGGTGCCTTTCTTGCCGGAGTCTCTCTCGCTTCCACCAGCTACCGCGAGATCCTGGGGGCAAGGCTGGTAAGCCTTCGGGACTTCTTGCTGCTCTTCTTCTTTGTTGATCTCGGGATACGGCTGGATCTGGCATCGCTCGGAGAGCAGGTGTATGCAGCGATTCCGCTCTCCATTTTCGTGCTGATCGGCAATCCGCTGATAATGATGGTGATAGTCGGTCTCTTGGGATACCGGAAGCGAACTGGTTTCATGTCGGGGATTCTAATCGCTCAGATCAGCGAGTTCTCGCTCATTTTGGCTGCGCTCGGACTTGAGCTCGGGCATATCGGCGAGGACGTTGTGGGTCTGATCACTCTGGTGGGCCTGGTAACGATAGGTCTCTCTACGTACATGATAATCTATTCAGAAGCGCTGTACGAGTGGCTGTCCCCGTATCTTGATGTCTTCCAGAGGAAACAGCCGAGGCGCGAGTTGGAAGTAGGGGACGCGCACGGCTTCACATGCTGCGACGCAGACGTGATCCTATATGGACTCGGGCGCTACGGATCGGAGATAGCAGGGCACCTGGTTGATGCCGGGCGGACAGTGCTGGGGGTTGACTTCGACCCGCAGGCAGTGAAGAACTGGAACGCTAGGGGGGGTATGGCATGGTATGGCGATGCAGAGGACCCGGAGTTTCCGGCATCCCTGCCGTTGCTGAGTGCGAAATGGGTCGTAAGTTCGGTCCCTGACCGCGTGATCAACCGTTCCCTTATGCACTCACTCAGGCAGCACGGTTTCAACGGAAGCGTGGCGGTGACAACGCACAGGGCGGATGAGGAGTTGCCGGCCTACTCGGAGGCGGATCTCGTGTTTGTCCCGTTTACGGATGCGGCATTCCACGCGGTGGAACGCATCGCGGAAGCGGATGAAGAGCAAAGGAGGCGCAGGTTGGAAAAGACCATTGCAGGCATATCGAACCACTATATCGTCTGCGGATACGGTCGTATGGGCCAGCAGATCGTCAAGGACTTCCGCAGGTCGGGAATGCCTCACGTCGTAGTGGAGTCGAACCCGATCCAGTTGCCAAAGCTGATCGATCACGACGTTCCCTATGTGGAAGGAAACGCGAGCGAGGACCCGGTTCTGCGCGCGGCGGGGATCGAACGCGCGAGGGGACTCATAGCCGTTGCGGCATCCGATGAGGAGAACGTATTCATCGTTCTAACTGCGCGCGGCATGAACCAGGGGCTCTACATCGTCGCACGCTCGATCCTGGAGGAGAACGAGGACAAACTGCGAAGGGCAGGGGCGAATCGAGTCATGTCGCCGTATATCTTTGGCGGGCATCGGATGGCATCCGCGGCGCTCACTCCTCGCGCCATGGACTTTCTCGACTTCATGATGCACAGCGATCAGGACGATGTGGAACTTGGTGATGTGACAGTCTCCGCGGAATCCGTTCTTGCCGGACGCACGATCAGAGACAGCGGGCTTCGCCAGAGCGCGGGGGTTCTGGTCCTGGGCGTCAAGAGACAGGGAAGTGACAAGTATCATTGTCCGGAGGCGGATTTCGAGATTTCGGTCGGAGACGCGTTGGTGGTCATGGGCTCGGCCGAGGAGATAGACAGGGCCGAGCGCCTCGCTTCCGGGAAGTAG
- a CDS encoding right-handed parallel beta-helix repeat-containing protein, with protein sequence MRQWEVAILKSLFSVVTLLVLTRTFCLAADAPRVGEEVSVSEFGAVGDGVADETAAIRKAIEAAGTGGTVKFPPGRYLISGTLEIEGVALVGSIAGGFPADWDVMPCIIVTHTGGPAIRCGHAASVHGLVLRYEGVNWEAPVKYPPTILLSGVGISISNVKTWGAYDAIIADGKSNIGRVNLENLFLAEVVNTGVFLTQAYDIPTMRNVEVFCTNKRFLNQGVGFKLGRLDEFHASNCFVIGAQIGFQFIEHESAIGKGSTDGGLSNCSTDFCGFGYVVESGARLRVTNGSYLNHATAFKIAHPGACVIVHGAIIQGNGYHIVDISDCGNVMFSACRFQKAFENPKAWGAYITGGKNIIINGCTFDAFGPGVYLGGTAQKVTVSSNLFEAEKFEKVENKLAKTAGTVLSANQ encoded by the coding sequence ATGCGGCAGTGGGAGGTCGCGATATTGAAGAGCTTGTTTTCAGTGGTTACGTTGCTAGTGCTCACGCGCACATTCTGCCTCGCTGCCGATGCTCCTAGGGTCGGGGAGGAGGTCAGCGTCAGTGAGTTCGGTGCGGTCGGCGATGGAGTGGCCGACGAGACCGCCGCGATCAGAAAGGCCATCGAAGCGGCAGGCACGGGCGGAACTGTGAAGTTCCCACCCGGACGGTATCTAATCTCCGGCACGCTGGAAATCGAGGGTGTCGCGCTGGTGGGCAGCATCGCCGGCGGGTTTCCGGCGGACTGGGACGTGATGCCGTGCATCATCGTGACGCACACAGGCGGCCCGGCAATCAGGTGCGGCCACGCCGCTAGTGTTCACGGGCTCGTGCTGAGGTACGAAGGAGTCAACTGGGAAGCCCCGGTCAAGTACCCGCCGACGATCCTTCTCTCCGGCGTCGGCATCTCGATAAGCAACGTCAAGACCTGGGGCGCGTACGACGCGATCATCGCCGATGGGAAGTCGAACATAGGGCGCGTGAACCTGGAGAACCTCTTCCTCGCGGAAGTGGTCAACACAGGTGTCTTCCTCACCCAGGCCTACGATATCCCGACGATGCGCAATGTCGAGGTATTCTGCACGAACAAGCGCTTTCTGAACCAGGGTGTAGGATTCAAACTCGGACGGCTCGATGAGTTCCACGCGTCGAACTGCTTCGTAATCGGCGCGCAGATCGGATTTCAGTTCATCGAGCATGAGTCGGCGATCGGCAAGGGCAGCACCGACGGTGGGCTGTCGAACTGCTCGACTGATTTCTGCGGATTCGGGTATGTTGTGGAGTCGGGTGCGAGGCTGCGGGTGACCAACGGCAGCTACCTGAACCACGCGACGGCGTTCAAGATCGCGCATCCGGGTGCCTGCGTGATCGTCCACGGTGCGATCATACAGGGCAACGGATATCATATCGTGGACATATCCGACTGCGGGAATGTGATGTTCAGCGCGTGCCGATTTCAGAAGGCCTTCGAAAACCCGAAAGCCTGGGGTGCGTATATCACGGGCGGCAAGAACATCATCATCAACGGCTGCACGTTCGATGCGTTTGGGCCCGGAGTCTACCTCGGCGGCACGGCCCAGAAAGTAACCGTTTCCTCGAACCTGTTCGAGGCTGAAAAGTTCGAGAAGGTAGAGAACAAGCTAGCGAAGACCGCAGGGACGGTTCTATCGGCGAATCAGTGA